DNA from Daucus carota subsp. sativus chromosome 1, DH1 v3.0, whole genome shotgun sequence:
AataattttatctaaatttCAATGCTTGTTTTATTAACCCAGAATTAAACAATTAATACTTAAGAGAGTAtggattaattttaataaatcataaatttagGGGAgttgctttcaaaaaaaaaaatttaggggAGTTGGTAGGATTGATTCTCGCTTAAATTAAGCcaataattttataacaaatctaagttttaaatatatattataaatttgatgAAGCGATTACAAACGTCATTTTAAATTATGGATTATATTAATGGTCGGATTCGATATAGATATGAAGCATAATTTATAAttcagaataaaatatttttaaattttgttatatttcaaatttcaactaaatgaccaaatatttaaatttagaaattattttgaatgtaaaaataaattttctcgactcaatatataaaaaaacgcCGCTGCCCCGATCTCTTCATCTTTAAGAAATTCTAAAATATGCTAGCTTCAAGAAGGCACAGAGAAAAGGCAAATAAACATTGCGTATATTTTGTGGGCCAGCGGGTTCACCAAACATGATTATACCATAAGATAGGATTAGGATTTAGGTGTAAACCTTTTTCCAAATATATGTGCCCCTTTCAACGATCGCTCATTTTTATACAGTGTTTTGTATAGCTTGCAGAAGCCGAGTCCTCTGTTCCAAACGTCTACAATTCGAACGTTTACAATCcgttgggacagagggagtattgcGATGTCAGGGAAAGATTTCCATTCGAGCACAAGAATCGAACTATCAACAAAGAccgaaaaaaaatgaaagtatGGTCACTCCCCTCCTATGCACACATCTGACTCCAAATGACTAGCTCCTTCAGGCTGAAAATCATAGAAGCTTACTACACTTAACTCCATTACCATCTACTAGCATCCAAGAGGCGAGACAGAGTTTACGATCATGAAAGGCACAGGTAAAGTCCCGATTTCTATAATGTTTGGCGTAAAAGGGATGATTCATGGGTTCAACTCTTTATTCAAACATACATCAATATGTATGCGATATTCTTGTTTTGCATTTCTACTCTAATATAATAAGTTACATAGATACATAAATAACTACCTCCGAAAAATTTGAATGAAGACATCTCTTTCACTACTAACTAACTATATGCAGTGTCACTTTGACAAATTGTGTATGCCGCAAGAATATGTTGAAATCTTCGCAGCAACTCTTATATAAGCAAAGGAAAGGAGGCTTACAAACCTGGTACAGAGTTGATCTTTCATCTTTGGCATCTTAGAAACTCTAAACCATAGAGTCCTGCTGCTCGAAAGCCCGTTGGGAACTCCCAgctcttcatctcaacaaatctGACCACGTACTTAACCTCCACACTCTGGGAGGTCTATATTTGATATAAGGCATCTTTGAAACTCTAAAACATAGTATGTTGCAGCTCTAGATCTAGCTGGAAACTTCCAGGTCAGTATCTCAACAATGCCAagcatatattttaattctaCACTCGGCCTATTGGGGAAAAAGGTGGATCGAGTTTAAAAGACTGGGGTGTTTCAATCTTTGGACCTGCTTTTCTCTTTTCCCCGAGTGTGATactatcaattaaacatttaacACCCTCATCTACAAAAAACCTGAGTGGATCACATTTCAGCAACTTCTTGTTTCTCTCATGCACACTTGCAATTTCTGTACAATGCAAGATAGCAACGCATATAGAGAAGGCCTGTAAAGTGGTTAATTGCGCATGAAAGTCAACTTCATACTCTCCCTCCTTAGTTACTGTCATTCTGAATGACAGTGCTTCTTCTTTCCGTCCCTGATCACAAGTATGATCAAACAACAATTAGAAATCTAATTCAAAACTATATGAAACGATGATGCATTTCAAATACGATGATATCCAAGAATAACGTTAAGGTTTCTAATAACTTCTGTTTTCTGCAGTAATAGTAACAGTCAAGCAATCATTTCGATTTATGAGAGAACAGTTAAATATCTGTGACTGATAAACCAAATGCTACCACCTTCTTATCATATTAGTATGAAACTTGAATATATTTAAGTACACTGATTTTTGAAAATGCAACTTTCAAGAGCAAAAGGACAATTTTGGTATATTTTACATGTAAGTAAGCTCAAGCTAGTCCATTTCCATAGCATGTAAGCTGGTAAACTTCTTTCCCTATTGCCGAGACTAATAACAAGAGCTACATGCAAATAGAATATATGTTTCTGATAGTGTCTATCGATAATAGTCAACAAACAGAGAACATAATTTACATGACTTGTTTTACTTGGCTTTCTTATTTTATAGAAGAAAGCCTCTTATACATGATTAATTCACAAGAATTTGAGTTAACCAAATTCTTCAGCCTTCTACAGTTTACAGTCTTGTTTCCCTTGTAAATTGAGGGTCTAGAATAGAAGTAAAATCAAGAGCATGTGGGACGATTTGCAGACTTGTTTGCTAATTATGAGGGATAGGGGATTTTAAATATCACACAGAatcaagttatatataaatatccagAATACTTATGTGTGGGCACTTGTATTCCATGCTATGCTTATATACTCTATATCCTTACTATTAGAGAAGCTTACCTGTGCATAGAGCTCCCAAGGTTGTTGGCCCGTGACAATGGGAACATCTTTAGCACATTGAATATCTGAACTGCCAAACACAACAAGGGGACACCCCATATCCCAGCCACCGCAGTCACAACTTCCACTTAACTTCCATCTATCTAGCAGCCCTGAAGGGCCAGGACTTTCAGTGGTCGGCATACTGTGATTTCCGGAAGTAGTCACAACATTCACCTTTGCAGGAATCGAGCAATCTGTTCTCTGCTCAGTCCCGGGAAGGACAAGCAAGTCGTGAAGTGGTTCATCACTCTTCTGATCCCCTTTCTTCCCTTTCAGGCTTTCCCTCTTCTCAAATGGAACTTCTATAACAATGGCTGCAATTTCAAGATTTGTATGCAATTCTGTCGGTCTTAGAATATTATCTTCAGAAAAATGTTTCTGCCGATGTTTAATACTGTTTGATTCGGTACTTACATCCAACTTGCATGCTCCCCCAGCTGAAGCTTCATTGGAAACAATGGGAGCTGTAGCAGTGTCAAGTAAAGAGAGAGAACTACTTTGGGTAGATAAACTTTTTCTTACTTGTGCAACATCGTATAATACGAACTCTGTACGGAGAGAGTTGTCAAAATCTCTGGCATCCTCAAGTTCTGCATACAAAGAACATGAAACTTGCATCTGTCCCACCACAGAGGATACTTTGTTGCCCTCTCTAAATTCCCGCCCACTAGCATGGCTTTTCCTTTTATTTTGACAATTATGAAAGGTATACACCCAATCTCGAGCATTTCCTATTTGCCATGCCTTTGCCACGATAATTTGTTCCAGACTCTGTACGGAAAACTCATATGATAGCACCCCATGCTTATTAAGTAACTTCATAGTAGCACATAAATGAGCAGGTGAACAAGATCTAAGGGTCTTATCACACTCTTTCTCGATGGACTGCGAATCAGATGGTGCATCTGAAAACATATTGGAAGAATCATGCAGCGGAGGTTTGCACAACGCCCTGGTATTGCAACCTTTCTTTACCGAAGACACCTCAACACACTTGGAGGCAGAGTCTAAAGAACTTCTCTGTAACTTGGACTTTGTAAATGGATCAAACACCTTCCTAATTGGGCTGAAACGGGATCTGGGACTGCTCGAATTAGAGCAATCACTTTCTGAGTGAGAAGGTGAATGAGGCAGGGCTAGTTTAGCAGAAAGTGATTTGTGCAAAGTGAAAGAAGAATCTATTTCTCGAGGTCTATTACCATTTCTTAGAGGACGGATAACTGGATCATGTCTGCCCTTGGAACCCGTAACCATCTGTCTCTCTACTTCTTCAGCTAATTGGTTTGCTTCTGCTGAGACCCCCTTTTCTAGAATAGGCCGTAACGGGTGAGCCAGATGAAGGTTTTGAGCCTTTTTTAACGATGTAAAAGAATCTCGGTTTCTTGACTTCAATGTGGGTCTATTCTGTTCTACTTCCATGTCATCCTCATCAGAATTACACAGGGAATCAATAATACCAAATGACAAGGCAGTGGCACTACTTCGTGGAAATTCTATTTTCCTCCTACTACCATCATCTCGCATTTCCTTCATATTCCTAGTTTCTTGAGAGCTTTGATACACTGAACCCCTCCTTTGCACTTCATAATGACATTCCGTTCTATGTTGGATGGTTTTACAGGATGCACTACGATACCGTTGAAAACTAATATCCGCAAAGCCCTTCTTTCTGCTCAATAGGTCATTTCCACATTTGGGAATTCCTCTAACCTTTTTACTGTCAGATTTGGAAGAATGCCGAGGTGATGGAAGAACAGTATCAGGACTTCCATCTAGTACAcagtatttatcaaaatccaGGTCCATTCCCAGTTTCACTTATGAATCAGCGACCtattattaatgaaaaaaaGTAGTGAAAATCCAAACATATGACTTGCGAGGACAAGTTTCAACCAATTAGGATATCATAAATTATACGCATAATTAAGGCAAAAAAATGGCCGCAAGTGGaaattttagtaaataaaaacTAACACATTGTATATCCAAATCAAAACAACAAACACATGAAATCCTACAGACATATTCCGAACCAAAGGAAATTAATCTGTGGAGCATAAACATTTAATTCTCTCTTTTCTTCGTAACACGAGGTCGAGGTTCGAGCCCAAGTAGAGGCTTATGTACAGTGTCTGCTCTTCACAAAGATGAAACAAAACCTTAATACCTAAATAAGTATTCAAATACAAACATACAAGATTCAGCTATACCAGTAAATCTACAAGTACAAATTAGAA
Protein-coding regions in this window:
- the LOC108203489 gene encoding uncharacterized protein LOC108203489, producing MDLDFDKYCVLDGSPDTVLPSPRHSSKSDSKKVRGIPKCGNDLLSRKKGFADISFQRYRSASCKTIQHRTECHYEVQRRGSVYQSSQETRNMKEMRDDGSRRKIEFPRSSATALSFGIIDSLCNSDEDDMEVEQNRPTLKSRNRDSFTSLKKAQNLHLAHPLRPILEKGVSAEANQLAEEVERQMVTGSKGRHDPVIRPLRNGNRPREIDSSFTLHKSLSAKLALPHSPSHSESDCSNSSSPRSRFSPIRKVFDPFTKSKLQRSSLDSASKCVEVSSVKKGCNTRALCKPPLHDSSNMFSDAPSDSQSIEKECDKTLRSCSPAHLCATMKLLNKHGVLSYEFSVQSLEQIIVAKAWQIGNARDWVYTFHNCQNKRKSHASGREFREGNKVSSVVGQMQVSCSLYAELEDARDFDNSLRTEFVLYDVAQVRKSLSTQSSSLSLLDTATAPIVSNEASAGGACKLDVSTESNSIKHRQKHFSEDNILRPTELHTNLEIAAIVIEVPFEKRESLKGKKGDQKSDEPLHDLLVLPGTEQRTDCSIPAKVNVVTTSGNHSMPTTESPGPSGLLDRWKLSGSCDCGGWDMGCPLVVFGSSDIQCAKDVPIVTGQQPWELYAQGRKEEALSFRMTVTKEGEYEVDFHAQLTTLQAFSICVAILHCTEIASVHERNKKLLKCDPLRFFVDEGVKCLIDSITLGEKRKAGPKIETPQSFKLDPPFSPIGRV